The window TTGTTTCAGTGTTTTCACAGAAGAATGGAGTATAATTTCTCGGGAAATCCTACCACATGTTGAATTGCTGTGAAAGGACACACAATATGTTGCTAGAAAAATCAGGAGGGAAAAGCTCACATGAAACTGTCCAGTTTGATCGAAAAGTGGATCGGTGTTGAACCTTCCGAGAACGCCCAGATCATACTGAAAGATCGATATTTCATGAGGGACTTGGATGGTAATTTCCTTGAGACAAAGTGGGAAGATGCAGCAAGAAGAGTGGCAAGGGTTGTGGCAACCGCTGAACTTCTGAATCCATCTTACAAAAAAAGTGAAAAACTCGACAGGATAAAGGAATGGGAGGATGCCTTTTTCAAAATCCTGAAGGCAAGGTTGTTTCTTCCAAACAGCCCCACTCTTTTCAACGCAGGGCTAGGTGTGAGGTACGAGCTTCTCTGGAAACCTATCGATCAGATGACCCTTGAGGACTACGAGGAGATATACAGAACGCGAAACCATCTCCATATGCTCTCTGCCTGCTTCGTCGTACCGGTGGGAGACAGCATAGAAGAAATCTTTGAGGCAGTGAAAGAGTACGCGCTTATCACGAAAGTGGGAGGTGGGGTTGGAAGCAACTTCTCCGAACTAAGACCAAAGGGAAGCTTCGTTGCGGGCACACATGGAAAGGCATCGGGACCCGTTTCGTTCATGCACGTTTTTAACTCCGCCATTTCTGTGGTGAAACAGGGATACAGAAGACGCGGCGCTCTAATGAGTATCCTGAACATAGACCATCCCGACATAGAGGAGTTCATAGATGCGAAGAAAGAGAACACAGGAGAAGCGGTGTTGAACTTTTTCAACCTTTCTGTCGGTATCCCCATGGACAAAAAGGAGATCCTGAAGCTCTACGAGGAGGACGGCGAGCTGGAACTCTCCCATCCAAGGAGTACTATCAGGAAAAAGGTGAAAATCAGAGAGCTTTTCAAAAAGATTTCGATCAGTGCCTGGAAGAGCGGTGATCCCGGGCTTGCCTTTCTCGGAGAGATGAACAAGTATTATCCCCTCTACCCGCACAGGAAGATCAATTCCACCAACCCCTGCGGAGAAATTGGACTTTCTGATTATGAAGCCTGTAACCTTGGTTCGATCGATGTTGCCAAGTTCTACAACAACGGCTTTGTTGATCTGGAGGCACTCCAGGAACTCGTTCAGATAGCCGTTCGTTTTCTCGATAATGTCATCGATGTGAACGTATTTCCAATCGACAAGATTACAAAGGCAGTCAAAGAAAGCAGAAGGCTCGGGCTTGGAATCATGGGCTTTGCCGATCTTCTTTACAAACTTGAGATTCCTTACGATTCACAAGAAGCACGGGATTTCGCCTCCAACCTCATGGCTTTCATCGCCCTTCATGCTCACAGAACGTCTTACGAACTCGGTAAAGAGAAGGGGAACTTCCCACTCTTTGAAATCTCGAGATATAGAACGGAAGCAAACTTCGTTCCATTCGCCATGGGTGCGAGCAATTATGATGACGAGGTAAAAGAAGTCATGAAGATGACCAAAGAATTCAGGAGGAACGTGGCATTGTTGACCATTGCTCCGACAGGATCGATTTCGAACATAGCAGATACATCTTCTGGTCTGGAGCCGAACTTCCTTCTTGCCTATACCAGATTCATGACGAAAGAAGATGGAACGAAGGAACCTCTCCTCTACGTGAACCGGGTCCTCAAAGAGAAATTGGATCCTGAGGTCCTTAAAAGAATAGAGAAGGATCTTATAGAAAAAGGCAGCTTGAAGGATATTCCTGATGTTCCAGAGAAGATAAAGCGAGTGTTCGTGGTCGCACTGGACATAGATCCCATAGATCATCTTCTCATGCAGGATGCGTTCCAGAGGTACGTCGACAACAACATCTCCAAGACGATAAACATGCCCCAAAATGCCACAGTCGAAGACGTGCTGAACGTTTACCTGGAAGCTTTGAAGACGAACGTAAGAGGAATCACGATATACAGGGACGGTTCTCTTCAAACGCAGGTGCTCACAAGGGCTCTCAAAACACCGGAAGCACCGAAGGTTCAGTTCTTTGTCGTTGACGAAAAAATGAAGCTTCACCCGAGGCCAAGAAAAGATACACTCAGGAGCGTTACAAGAAAGTACAAAAGGCCCGATGGAACTACCTACATAACGATATCCTTCGATGACACAGGAGAAGCTGTAGAGATATTCATATCGAATGGTAGCGAAATGGCGGAAGTGATAGGAAGGCTCTCTTCCATCGCGTTGAGAGCGGGCGTTTCCATGGACGAGATCATAGAGCAGCTTTCGAAAGTGAAAGGAGATTACTGCCGGGGTCTTGCCGAGGAGATTAAAAAGGCTCTCGATGACTTCTCGAAACTTTGGCTCAGAACGGGTGAGGAAGAAACTGAAGAAGAACCGATGGAGAGAGAGAAATTCATCGTAGCAAACAATTTAAAATGGCAAAGTGGTTACTACGTTGATAACGAGGGAAACGTGTACTGCCCCGTCTGTCTTTCAAAAAACTCGCTGATAAAGCAGGAAGGATGCGTGAGCTGTAAGAATTGCGGATGGTCAAAGTGTGAATGAGGGGATGAAAGTGTGAAGATCATACCCTCTCAAAAACACATTTACTCCTTCTCTGGGCAAGCACAGCCTGTAGAAGAGGTGTATCCAGGTGAGCAGGTGATCTTCGAAACCCTCGATGCGCTGGGTGGGAATCACAAGACGATAGACTTTTCGAAGGTCAATCCCGCAACGGGTCCCGTCTACGTCAACGGTGCAAAACCAGGTGACACTCTGGTCGTACGAGTGAAGCGAATTGAACTCCCAAAGAATGGCATCATTGTAACAGGAAAGGGATTCGGTGTCCTCGGAGACGAGGTAGAGGGATTCCACACAAAAGAGCTGGAGATCGAAAGGTGGGCGGTCCTCTTCGACCACATCAGAATACCTGTTCATCCAATGATCGGTGTGATCGGTGTCGCTCCGGCTGAGGGAGAGTACCCCACGGGAACCGCACACAAGCATGGAGGAAACATGGACACAAGGGAGATCACGGAAGGATCGACGGTGTACCTCCCTGTTTTCCATGAAGGTGCTTTACTCGCCCTCGGAGACGTCCACGCAACGATGGGAGACGGAGAGGTCTGCGTTTCCGCGTGTGAAGTCTCTGCGAAAGTAGTTGTAGAGGTCGATGTCGCCAAGGAAGAAATCAAATGGCCTATGGTGGAAACAAGCGATGCTTATTACATCGTTGTTTCACTACCAAACATTGAAGAAGCTCTGAAAGAAGTCATAAGGGGAGCAGTATGGTTCATTCAAAGAAAAAAGACCATACCATTTAAAGATGCCTACATGATCGCAAGCCTCTGTGTGGACATCGGAATCTCCCAGCTAGTGAATCCCAACAAAACCGCGAAGGCACGTATCCCGAAATACATCTTTTCGGAGGTTTGAAGATGCTGTACGATCTTGCGAGACGAAGAAAAACCATTCGAAAATTCAGAAAAGAAAAGCCCCCGGTTGAAGATCTGATCTACTCGTTGAAAGTGGCGAACGAAGCTCCTTCCGGTATGAACGCCCAGCCCTGGAGATTCCTGGTAGTGGAGGATGAGGACCTCAAAAGACAGATCAGGAAATCCTGCGAAAATGCTGAAAAAACCTTCTACAGGAACATAAGGGGAAAACTCAGAGAATGGCTTCACGAAAAATCCTTCAGCTGGGAAAAACCCTTCCTCGAAGAGGCTCCTTATCTTCTGCTTGTTTTCTCGGAGAAGAATGCACCGTACTCAAGAGAGTCGGTCTGGATTGCCGTGGGGTATCTTCTTCTTGCACTGGAAGAAAGAAAGCTTGGAAGTGTCCCCTACACACCCCCCAATCTCAGAGAGCTGGAAGAGCTGGTGAACGCCTCAGAGAATCTGCGGTTGGAAGTTATCCTACCTGTCGGCTACCCGGACGATCCAAAGCCGAAGTATCCAAGGGAGGAAGTAAAAGTGAAGTTCAACCGTTTCTAAAAAACACCCCAGAAGGGGTGTTTTTTTAGACAGTGTACTCTTCTAGAAGCTCTTTGTAGTCGTCGAACCAGAGAGCCTGAG of the Thermotoga sp. genome contains:
- a CDS encoding adenosylcobalamin-dependent ribonucleoside-diphosphate reductase, translating into MKLSSLIEKWIGVEPSENAQIILKDRYFMRDLDGNFLETKWEDAARRVARVVATAELLNPSYKKSEKLDRIKEWEDAFFKILKARLFLPNSPTLFNAGLGVRYELLWKPIDQMTLEDYEEIYRTRNHLHMLSACFVVPVGDSIEEIFEAVKEYALITKVGGGVGSNFSELRPKGSFVAGTHGKASGPVSFMHVFNSAISVVKQGYRRRGALMSILNIDHPDIEEFIDAKKENTGEAVLNFFNLSVGIPMDKKEILKLYEEDGELELSHPRSTIRKKVKIRELFKKISISAWKSGDPGLAFLGEMNKYYPLYPHRKINSTNPCGEIGLSDYEACNLGSIDVAKFYNNGFVDLEALQELVQIAVRFLDNVIDVNVFPIDKITKAVKESRRLGLGIMGFADLLYKLEIPYDSQEARDFASNLMAFIALHAHRTSYELGKEKGNFPLFEISRYRTEANFVPFAMGASNYDDEVKEVMKMTKEFRRNVALLTIAPTGSISNIADTSSGLEPNFLLAYTRFMTKEDGTKEPLLYVNRVLKEKLDPEVLKRIEKDLIEKGSLKDIPDVPEKIKRVFVVALDIDPIDHLLMQDAFQRYVDNNISKTINMPQNATVEDVLNVYLEALKTNVRGITIYRDGSLQTQVLTRALKTPEAPKVQFFVVDEKMKLHPRPRKDTLRSVTRKYKRPDGTTYITISFDDTGEAVEIFISNGSEMAEVIGRLSSIALRAGVSMDEIIEQLSKVKGDYCRGLAEEIKKALDDFSKLWLRTGEEETEEEPMEREKFIVANNLKWQSGYYVDNEGNVYCPVCLSKNSLIKQEGCVSCKNCGWSKCE
- a CDS encoding acetamidase/formamidase family protein yields the protein MKIIPSQKHIYSFSGQAQPVEEVYPGEQVIFETLDALGGNHKTIDFSKVNPATGPVYVNGAKPGDTLVVRVKRIELPKNGIIVTGKGFGVLGDEVEGFHTKELEIERWAVLFDHIRIPVHPMIGVIGVAPAEGEYPTGTAHKHGGNMDTREITEGSTVYLPVFHEGALLALGDVHATMGDGEVCVSACEVSAKVVVEVDVAKEEIKWPMVETSDAYYIVVSLPNIEEALKEVIRGAVWFIQRKKTIPFKDAYMIASLCVDIGISQLVNPNKTAKARIPKYIFSEV
- a CDS encoding nitroreductase family protein — protein: MLYDLARRRKTIRKFRKEKPPVEDLIYSLKVANEAPSGMNAQPWRFLVVEDEDLKRQIRKSCENAEKTFYRNIRGKLREWLHEKSFSWEKPFLEEAPYLLLVFSEKNAPYSRESVWIAVGYLLLALEERKLGSVPYTPPNLRELEELVNASENLRLEVILPVGYPDDPKPKYPREEVKVKFNRF